A window of the Streptococcus sp. 116-D4 genome harbors these coding sequences:
- a CDS encoding YwaF family protein has product MFHQFITRTQTVPPPISLFWYGVMMLVLALCIYGALAYHKNPKFVLLFKGIQILQLLALYSWYVGFGIPFSNSLPFYHCRLAMFAVVFLPDKWRSKQYFALLGASGAVFALVYPVFDPYDFPHITSFSFLIGHYALLVNSLVYLMNHYDKTLLKKYMIVAYTFILNLFLVGVNQVTGGDYGLLRDTPFISNAPLWLKYLLVSIILSLALVLFDILFKKRWKKGNQVKSIL; this is encoded by the coding sequence ATGTTCCATCAATTTATCACCAGAACTCAGACGGTCCCTCCTCCCATTTCGCTTTTTTGGTATGGGGTTATGATGCTTGTCTTAGCGCTTTGTATTTATGGGGCACTTGCTTATCACAAAAATCCAAAATTTGTTCTCTTGTTTAAGGGGATTCAGATCCTCCAGTTACTAGCCTTATATAGTTGGTATGTTGGTTTCGGTATTCCCTTTTCTAATAGCCTCCCTTTTTATCATTGTCGTTTAGCTATGTTTGCGGTGGTTTTCTTGCCAGATAAATGGCGGAGCAAGCAATATTTTGCCCTCTTAGGAGCAAGTGGAGCGGTCTTTGCCTTGGTTTACCCTGTTTTTGATCCCTATGATTTCCCCCATATTACTAGTTTTTCATTTTTGATTGGGCACTATGCCCTTCTAGTGAATTCCTTGGTTTACTTGATGAATCACTATGACAAGACCTTGCTCAAGAAATATATGATTGTAGCCTATACTTTTATCCTCAACCTCTTTCTAGTTGGGGTTAATCAGGTGACTGGTGGAGATTATGGTCTCTTAAGAGATACACCGTTTATCTCGAATGCTCCTCTATGGCTAAAGTACCTCCTTGTGTCGATCATCCTCTCACTGGCTCTTGTTCTCTTTGATATCTTGTTCAAGAAACGGTGGAAAAAGGGAAATCAGGTAAAATCTATACTCTAG
- the nusB gene encoding transcription antitermination factor NusB, whose product MTSPLLESRRELRKCAFQALMSLEFGTDMETACRFAYTHDREDADVQIPAFLMNLVSGVQAQKDELDKQINQHLKSGWTVERLTLVEKNLLRLGIFEITSFDTPQLVAVNEAIELAKSFSDQKSARFINGLLSQFVTEENE is encoded by the coding sequence ATGACTAGTCCACTATTAGAATCTAGACGCGAACTTCGAAAATGCGCTTTTCAAGCTCTTATGAGCCTTGAATTCGGCACAGATATGGAAACGGCTTGTCGCTTTGCCTACACACACGACCGTGAAGATGCAGATGTACAAATCCCTGCCTTTCTTATGAACTTGGTTTCTGGCGTTCAAGCTCAAAAAGACGAGTTGGATAAACAAATCAACCAGCACCTAAAGTCAGGATGGACAGTTGAACGCTTGACTTTAGTCGAAAAAAACTTACTACGCTTGGGGATCTTTGAAATTACATCATTTGATACACCTCAGTTGGTAGCAGTCAATGAAGCTATTGAACTTGCTAAGAGTTTTTCAGATCAAAAATCAGCCCGCTTTATCAACGGACTGCTTAGTCAATTTGTAACTGAAGAAAATGAATAA
- a CDS encoding acetyl-CoA carboxylase carboxyl transferase subunit alpha, whose product MNIAKIVREAREQTRLTALDFATGIFDDFIELHGDRSFRDDGAIIGGIGWLGDQAVTVVGIQKGKSLQDNLNRNFGQPHPEGYRKALRLMKQAEKFGRPVVTFINTAGAYPGVGAEERGQGEAIARNLMEMSDLKVPIIAIIIGEGGSGGALALAVADRVWMLENSIYAILSPEGFASILWKDGTRAMEAAELMKITSHELLEMDVVDKVISEAGLSSKELIKSVKKELQAELALLSQKPLEALLEERYQRFRKY is encoded by the coding sequence ATGAATATTGCGAAAATCGTTAGAGAAGCTCGTGAACAAACTCGCCTAACAGCCTTGGACTTCGCAACAGGAATTTTTGATGATTTTATTGAGCTGCATGGAGACCGCTCCTTCCGTGATGATGGTGCTATTATTGGTGGTATCGGTTGGTTGGGAGACCAAGCAGTGACTGTTGTTGGAATCCAAAAAGGTAAAAGTTTACAAGATAATCTTAACCGTAACTTTGGTCAACCTCATCCTGAAGGTTACCGAAAAGCCCTTCGTTTGATGAAGCAAGCAGAAAAGTTTGGTCGTCCAGTTGTAACCTTTATTAATACTGCGGGTGCCTATCCTGGTGTAGGCGCAGAAGAACGTGGTCAAGGTGAAGCCATTGCTCGTAACCTCATGGAGATGAGCGACCTCAAAGTGCCCATTATCGCCATTATTATCGGAGAAGGTGGTTCAGGTGGGGCTCTGGCTCTAGCAGTGGCTGACCGTGTTTGGATGCTAGAAAACTCTATCTATGCCATTCTCAGTCCGGAAGGCTTTGCTTCTATCTTATGGAAAGATGGCACGCGTGCCATGGAAGCAGCTGAGTTGATGAAAATCACTTCGCATGAGCTGCTAGAAATGGACGTGGTGGATAAGGTGATTTCTGAAGCAGGACTTTCTAGTAAAGAACTGATTAAGAGTGTCAAAAAAGAACTTCAAGCTGAGCTAGCTCTACTTTCACAAAAACCGTTAGAAGCGTTGTTGGAAGAACGTTATCAACGATTTAGAAAATACTAA
- the accD gene encoding acetyl-CoA carboxylase, carboxyltransferase subunit beta produces MALFSKKDKYIRINPNRSTVNQPQNKPEVPDELFSQCPGCKYTIYQKDLGSERICPHCGYTFRISAQERLALTIDMGTFLEMFKGIETQDPLNFPGYRKKLTLMREKTGLDEAVVTGTALIKGEKVALGIMDSNFIMASMGTVVGEKITRLFEYATAEKLPVVLFTASGGARMQEGIMSLMQMAKISAAVKRHSNAGLFYLTILTDPTTGGVTASFAMEGDIILAEPQSLVGFAGRRVIENTVREDLPEDFQKAEFLLEHGFVDAIIKRRELPDTIARLVRLHRRES; encoded by the coding sequence ATGGCTCTATTTAGTAAAAAAGATAAATATATTCGAATCAATCCCAATCGTTCGACTGTAAATCAACCTCAGAACAAGCCAGAGGTTCCGGATGAATTATTCTCTCAGTGTCCAGGTTGCAAATATACGATTTATCAAAAGGACTTGGGGAGTGAGCGTATATGCCCTCACTGTGGCTATACTTTCCGTATTTCAGCTCAAGAGCGTTTAGCTTTAACCATTGATATGGGTACGTTTTTGGAAATGTTTAAAGGAATTGAGACTCAGGATCCTTTGAATTTTCCAGGCTATCGTAAAAAATTGACTTTGATGCGTGAAAAGACAGGTCTTGATGAGGCTGTTGTAACAGGAACAGCTTTGATTAAGGGAGAGAAGGTTGCCCTTGGCATCATGGATTCTAACTTTATTATGGCGTCAATGGGGACAGTAGTTGGTGAGAAGATCACTCGCTTGTTCGAATATGCGACCGCTGAAAAATTACCTGTCGTATTGTTTACAGCTTCTGGTGGAGCACGCATGCAGGAAGGAATCATGAGCTTGATGCAGATGGCCAAAATCTCTGCAGCAGTCAAACGTCATTCCAATGCAGGTCTCTTTTATCTGACAATCCTTACAGACCCGACGACTGGAGGAGTAACAGCTTCCTTCGCTATGGAAGGGGATATCATCTTGGCAGAACCCCAAAGTTTGGTAGGTTTTGCTGGACGCCGTGTGATTGAAAATACAGTAAGAGAAGACCTACCAGAAGACTTCCAGAAAGCAGAGTTTTTACTGGAACATGGTTTTGTAGATGCAATTATTAAACGGCGAGAATTGCCAGATACGATTGCTCGATTAGTAAGACTACACAGGAGGGAGAGTTGA
- a CDS encoding Asp23/Gls24 family envelope stress response protein, with protein MGIEEQFGEIVIAPRVLEKIIAIATAKVEGIHSFSNKSVSDTLSKLSLGRGVYLKESNEELTADIYLYLEYGVKVPKVALAIQKAVKDAVRDMADVELAAVNIHVTGIVPDKTPKPELKDLFDEDFLND; from the coding sequence ATGGGAATTGAAGAACAATTTGGCGAAATCGTTATCGCTCCACGTGTACTTGAAAAAATCATTGCCATCGCAACTGCTAAAGTTGAAGGTATCCACTCATTTTCAAATAAATCCGTATCTGATACCCTATCAAAACTCTCTCTTGGTCGTGGCGTCTACTTAAAAGAAAGCAACGAAGAGCTAACTGCTGACATCTATCTCTATCTTGAGTACGGTGTAAAAGTACCAAAAGTGGCTCTGGCTATTCAAAAAGCAGTCAAAGATGCTGTCCGTGATATGGCTGATGTAGAACTTGCTGCTGTTAACATCCATGTTACAGGAATCGTTCCAGATAAAACTCCAAAACCTGAGTTGAAGGATCTATTTGACGAGGACTTTCTCAATGACTAG
- the gatC gene encoding Asp-tRNA(Asn)/Glu-tRNA(Gln) amidotransferase subunit GatC, protein MKITQEEVTHVANLSKLRFSEEETAAFATTLSKIVDMVELLGEVDTTGVAPTTTMADRKTVLRPDVAEEGTDRDRLFKNVPEKDNYYIKVPAILDDGGDA, encoded by the coding sequence ATGAAAATTACGCAAGAAGAGGTAACACACGTTGCCAATCTTTCAAAATTAAGATTCTCTGAAGAAGAAACTGCTGCCTTTGCGACCACCTTGTCTAAGATTGTTGACATGGTTGAGTTGCTGGGCGAAGTTGACACAACTGGTGTCGCACCTACTACAACTATGGCTGACCGTAAGACCGTACTCCGCCCTGATGTGGCTGAAGAAGGAACAGACCGTGATCGCTTGTTTAAAAACGTACCTGAAAAAGACAACTACTATATCAAGGTGCCAGCTATCCTAGACGATGGAGGAGATGCCTAA
- the gatB gene encoding Asp-tRNA(Asn)/Glu-tRNA(Gln) amidotransferase subunit GatB — MNFETVIGLEVHVELNTNSKIFSPTSAHFGNDQNANTNVIDWSFPGVLPVLNKGVVDAGIKAALALNMDIHKKMHFDRKNYFYPDNPKAYQISQFDEPIGYNGWIEVELEDGTTKKIGIERAHLEEDAGKNTHGTDGYSYIDLNRQGVPLIEIVSEADMRSPEEAYAYLTALKEVIQYAGISDVKMEEGSMRVDANISLRPYGQEKFGTKTELKNLNSFSNVRKGLEYEVQRQAEILRSGGQIRQETRRYDEANKATILMRVKEGAADYRYFPEPDLPLFEISDEWIEEMRTELPEFPKERRARYVSDLGLSDYDASQLTANKVTSDFFENAVALGGDAKQVSNWLQGEVAQFLNAEGKTLEQIELTPENLVEMIAIIEDGTISSKIAKKVFVHLAKNGGGAREYVEKAGMVQISDPAVLIPIIHQVFADNEAAVADFKSGKRNADKAFTGFLMKATKGQANPQVALKLLAQELAKLKED, encoded by the coding sequence ATGAACTTTGAAACAGTCATTGGACTTGAAGTCCACGTAGAGCTCAACACCAATTCAAAAATCTTCTCACCTACTTCTGCCCACTTTGGAAATGACCAAAATGCCAATACAAACGTGATTGACTGGTCTTTCCCTGGAGTACTACCAGTTCTCAATAAAGGCGTTGTCGATGCTGGTATCAAGGCTGCACTCGCTCTTAACATGGACATCCATAAGAAGATGCACTTTGACCGCAAGAACTACTTCTATCCAGATAATCCTAAAGCCTACCAAATTTCTCAGTTTGATGAGCCAATCGGTTACAACGGCTGGATTGAAGTGGAGCTAGAAGACGGTACAACTAAGAAAATTGGGATTGAACGCGCCCACCTAGAAGAAGACGCTGGTAAAAACACCCACGGTACAGACGGCTACTCTTACATTGACCTCAACCGCCAAGGGGTGCCATTGATTGAGATTGTATCTGAAGCCGACATGCGCTCGCCAGAAGAAGCCTATGCTTATCTAACTGCCCTCAAGGAAGTTATCCAGTACGCTGGCATTTCTGACGTTAAGATGGAAGAAGGTTCTATGCGTGTGGATGCCAATATCTCTCTTCGTCCGTATGGTCAAGAAAAATTCGGTACCAAGACTGAATTGAAGAACCTCAATTCCTTCTCAAACGTTCGCAAGGGTCTTGAATACGAAGTCCAACGTCAAGCTGAAATCCTTCGCTCAGGTGGTCAAATCCGCCAAGAAACACGACGTTACGATGAAGCTAACAAAGCAACCATCCTCATGCGTGTCAAAGAAGGTGCTGCAGACTACCGCTACTTCCCAGAACCAGACCTACCACTCTTTGAAATTTCAGATGAGTGGATTGAGGAAATGCGTACTGAATTGCCAGAGTTTCCAAAGGAACGCCGTGCACGCTACGTCTCTGACCTTGGCTTGTCAGACTACGATGCTAGCCAGTTGACTGCAAACAAAGTTACTTCTGACTTCTTTGAGAATGCTGTTGCCCTCGGTGGCGATGCCAAACAAGTCTCTAACTGGCTCCAAGGGGAAGTCGCTCAGTTCTTGAACGCCGAAGGCAAGACACTAGAACAAATCGAATTGACACCAGAAAACTTGGTTGAAATGATTGCCATCATCGAAGACGGCACTATCTCTTCTAAGATTGCTAAGAAAGTCTTTGTCCACCTGGCTAAAAACGGTGGTGGAGCGCGTGAATACGTTGAAAAAGCAGGTATGGTTCAAATCTCAGATCCAGCTGTTTTGATTCCAATTATCCACCAAGTCTTTGCCGATAACGAAGCCGCAGTTGCCGACTTCAAGTCAGGAAAACGTAACGCTGACAAAGCCTTCACAGGATTCCTCATGAAAGCAACCAAAGGCCAAGCCAACCCACAAGTCGCCCTTAAACTCCTTGCCCAAGAATTGGCCAAGTTGAAAGAAGATTAA
- the gatA gene encoding Asp-tRNA(Asn)/Glu-tRNA(Gln) amidotransferase subunit GatA, translated as MTFNNKTIEDLHNLLVSKEISATELTQATLEDIQSRETAINAFVTIAEDQALAQAKAIDEAGIDADNVLSGIPLAVKDNISTDGILTTAASKMLYNYEPIFDATAVANAKSKGMIIVGKTNMDEFAMGGSGETSYYGATKNAWDHSKVPGGSSSGSAAAVASGQVRLSLGSDTGGSIRQPAAFNGIVGLKPTYGTVSRFGLIAFGSSLDQIGPFAPTVKENALLLNAIASEDAKDSTSAPVRIADFTSKIGQDIKGMKIALPKEYLGEGIDPEVKETILNAAKHFEKLGAIVEEVSLPHSKYGVAVYYIIASSEASSNLQRFDGIRYGYRAEDVTNLDEIYVNSRSQGFGEEVKRRIMLGTFSLSSGYYDAYYKKAGQVRTLIIQDFENVFADYDLILGPTAPSVAYDLDSLNHDPVAMYLADLLTIPVNLAGLPGISIPAGFVQGLPVGLQLIGPKYSEETIYQAAAAFEATTDYHKQQPVIFGGDN; from the coding sequence ATGACTTTTAACAATAAAACCATTGAAGACTTGCACAATCTCCTTGTTTCTAAGGAAATTTCTGCAACTGAATTGACCCAAGCAACGCTTGAAGATATCCAATCGCGCGAGACAGCTATCAACGCTTTCGTTACCATCGCTGAGGATCAAGCCCTTGCGCAAGCTAAGGCTATTGATGAAGCTGGAATTGACGCTGATAATGTCCTTTCAGGAATTCCACTAGCTGTCAAGGATAATATCTCTACTGACGGTATTCTCACAACTGCTGCCTCAAAAATGCTCTACAACTACGAGCCTATCTTTGATGCCACTGCTGTTGCCAATGCAAAATCTAAGGGCATGATCATTGTTGGGAAAACCAACATGGACGAATTTGCCATGGGTGGATCAGGTGAGACTTCTTACTACGGCGCAACCAAAAATGCTTGGGACCACAGCAAGGTTCCTGGTGGATCATCAAGTGGTTCAGCTGCAGCTGTAGCTTCTGGACAAGTCCGTTTATCACTTGGTTCTGATACTGGTGGTTCTATCCGCCAACCTGCTGCCTTTAACGGGATTGTTGGTCTCAAACCAACCTACGGAACAGTTTCACGTTTCGGTCTCATTGCTTTTGGTAGCTCGCTAGACCAAATCGGACCTTTCGCCCCTACGGTTAAAGAAAATGCTCTCTTGCTCAATGCTATTGCTAGCGAAGATGCCAAAGACTCAACTTCTGCTCCAGTCCGCATTGCCGACTTTACTTCAAAAATCGGCCAAGACATCAAAGGCATGAAGATTGCCCTTCCTAAGGAATACCTTGGTGAAGGAATTGACCCAGAAGTCAAAGAAACCATTCTGAATGCCGCTAAACACTTTGAAAAACTTGGTGCCATCGTCGAAGAAGTTAGCCTTCCCCACTCAAAATACGGAGTTGCCGTTTACTACATCATCGCTTCTTCAGAAGCTTCATCAAACTTGCAACGTTTTGATGGTATTCGTTACGGCTACCGCGCAGAGGATGTGACTAATCTTGATGAAATCTATGTAAACAGCCGCAGCCAAGGTTTCGGTGAAGAGGTGAAACGCCGTATCATGCTAGGTACTTTCAGCCTTTCATCAGGTTACTACGATGCCTACTATAAGAAGGCTGGACAAGTTCGCACCCTTATCATCCAAGATTTCGAAAACGTCTTTGCGGATTACGACTTGATTTTGGGACCAACTGCTCCTAGCGTTGCCTACGACTTGGATTCACTCAACCATGATCCAGTTGCTATGTACTTGGCTGACCTTTTAACAATTCCTGTCAACTTGGCTGGTCTACCAGGGATTTCTATTCCTGCTGGATTTGTTCAAGGTCTACCAGTAGGACTCCAATTGATTGGTCCTAAGTATTCAGAAGAAACTATCTACCAAGCTGCTGCTGCGTTTGAAGCAACAACAGACTACCACAAACAACAACCCGTGATTTTTGGAGGTGATAACTAA
- the accC gene encoding acetyl-CoA carboxylase biotin carboxylase subunit, with protein sequence MFRKILIANRGEIAVRIIRAARELGIATVAVYSTADKEALHTLLADEAVCIGPGKATESYLNINAVLSAAVLTEAEAIHPGFGFLSENSKFATMCEEVGIKFIGPSGHVMDMMGDKINARAQMIKAGVPVIPGSDGEVHNSKEALTVAEKIGYPVMLKASAGGGGKGIRKVEKPEDLVSAFDTASSEAKANYGNGAMYIERVIYPARHIEVQILGDEHGHVIHLGERDCSLQRNNQKVLEESPSIAIGKTLRNEIGAAAVRAAESVGYENAGTIEFLLDEASGKFYFMEMNTRVQVEHPVTEFVSGVDIVKEQIRIAAGQPLSVKQEDIILRGHAIECRINAENPAFNFAPSPGKITNLYLPSGGVGLRVDSAVYPGYTIPPYYDSMIAKIIVHGENRFDALMKMQRALYELEIEGVQTNADFQLDLISDRNVIAGDYDTSFLMDTFLPKYQEKE encoded by the coding sequence ATGTTTCGAAAAATTTTAATTGCTAATCGTGGTGAAATTGCGGTTCGGATTATCCGTGCGGCGCGTGAACTGGGGATTGCGACGGTGGCGGTTTATTCAACTGCTGATAAGGAAGCTCTCCACACGCTTTTGGCAGATGAGGCAGTTTGTATCGGACCTGGCAAGGCAACAGAGTCTTATCTCAATATCAATGCAGTTCTATCAGCTGCAGTCTTGACTGAGGCAGAAGCCATTCACCCAGGTTTCGGATTTCTCAGTGAAAATTCCAAATTTGCAACTATGTGTGAAGAGGTGGGGATTAAGTTTATCGGTCCATCTGGCCATGTTATGGATATGATGGGAGACAAGATCAATGCGCGCGCTCAGATGATTAAAGCAGGTGTGCCTGTCATTCCAGGTTCAGATGGAGAAGTACATAACTCTAAGGAAGCTTTGACTGTCGCTGAAAAAATTGGCTATCCTGTTATGCTCAAGGCTTCAGCAGGTGGAGGTGGTAAAGGGATTCGTAAGGTTGAAAAACCAGAAGACCTCGTTTCCGCCTTTGATACTGCTTCAAGTGAAGCCAAGGCCAATTATGGCAATGGTGCCATGTACATTGAACGGGTGATTTATCCAGCTCGCCATATTGAGGTTCAAATTCTAGGAGATGAGCATGGACATGTGATTCATTTAGGTGAACGGGATTGTTCGCTTCAGCGAAATAACCAAAAGGTTTTAGAAGAAAGTCCTTCAATTGCTATTGGGAAAACACTTCGTAATGAAATTGGTGCTGCGGCAGTTCGCGCTGCGGAGTCTGTTGGTTATGAGAATGCAGGGACCATTGAGTTTCTACTAGATGAAGCCAGTGGTAAATTCTATTTCATGGAAATGAATACACGTGTTCAGGTAGAACATCCCGTTACAGAGTTTGTTTCGGGTGTGGACATAGTCAAGGAACAGATCCGTATTGCGGCAGGTCAGCCTCTGTCTGTTAAGCAAGAAGATATTATTCTAAGAGGCCATGCCATTGAGTGTCGTATCAATGCAGAAAATCCAGCCTTTAACTTTGCACCAAGTCCAGGTAAGATCACCAATCTCTATCTGCCAAGTGGTGGTGTCGGCTTGCGTGTTGACTCTGCAGTTTATCCAGGTTATACCATTCCGCCATACTATGATAGTATGATTGCTAAAATCATCGTTCATGGTGAAAATCGTTTTGATGCCTTGATGAAAATGCAACGTGCGCTCTATGAATTAGAGATTGAAGGGGTGCAGACCAATGCAGATTTCCAGCTTGACCTCATTTCAGATCGTAATGTCATTGCTGGAGATTATGATACTTCCTTCTTGATGGATACCTTCTTACCTAAATATCAAGAAAAAGAATAA
- the efp gene encoding elongation factor P: MIEASKLKAGMTFETADGKLIRVLEASHHKPGKGNTIMRMKLRDVRTGSTFDTSYRPEEKFEQAIIETVPAQYLYKMDETAYFMNTETYDQYEIPVVNVENELLYILENSDVKIQFYGTEVIGVTVPTTVELTVAETQPSIKGATVTGSGKPATMETGLVVNVPDFIEAGQKLIINTAEGTYVSRA, encoded by the coding sequence ATGATTGAAGCAAGCAAATTGAAAGCTGGTATGACATTTGAAACTGCAGACGGAAAATTGATCCGTGTTTTGGAAGCTAGCCACCACAAACCAGGTAAAGGGAACACGATCATGCGTATGAAACTGCGTGATGTCCGCACTGGTTCTACTTTTGATACAAGCTACCGTCCAGAAGAAAAATTCGAACAAGCCATTATCGAAACTGTTCCTGCTCAATACTTGTATAAAATGGATGAAACTGCCTACTTCATGAACACAGAAACTTACGACCAATACGAAATTCCAGTTGTAAACGTTGAAAATGAATTGCTTTACATCCTTGAAAACTCTGATGTGAAAATCCAATTCTACGGAACTGAAGTAATCGGTGTAACAGTACCTACTACTGTAGAATTGACAGTGGCTGAAACACAACCATCTATCAAAGGTGCTACGGTTACAGGTTCTGGTAAACCAGCAACTATGGAAACTGGACTAGTTGTCAACGTTCCAGACTTCATCGAAGCTGGACAAAAATTGATCATCAACACTGCAGAAGGAACTTATGTTTCTCGTGCCTAA
- a CDS encoding ISL3 family transposase gives MEQLHFITKLLDIKDPNIKILDITNRDTHKEIIAKLDYKAPSCPNCGSQMKKYDFQKPSKIPYLETTGMPTRILLKKRRFKCYQCSKMMVAETPLVKKNHQIPRIINQKIAQKLIEKTSMTDIAHQLSISTSTVIRKLNDFRFKHDLSRLPEIMSWDEYAFTKGKMSFIAQDFDKLNIITVLEGRTQAIIRNHFLKYDRTVRCRVKIITMDMFSPYYDLAKQLFPCAKIVLDRFHIVQHLSRAMSRVRVQIMNQFERKSHEYKAIKRYWKLIQQDSRKLSDKRFYRPTFRMHLTNKEILDKLLSYSEDLKHHYQLYQLLLFHFQNKDPEKFFGLIEDNQKQVHPIFQTVFKTFLKNKEKIINALQLPYSNAKLEATNNLIKLIKRNAFGFRNFENFKKRIFIALNIKKERTNFVLSRA, from the coding sequence ATGGAACAATTACATTTTATCACAAAACTGCTCGATATTAAAGACCCAAACATCAAGATTCTAGATATCACCAATAGGGATACACACAAGGAAATCATCGCTAAATTGGATTATAAGGCTCCATCTTGTCCTAATTGTGGAAGTCAAATGAAGAAATATGACTTTCAAAAACCGTCTAAGATTCCTTACCTCGAAACGACCGGTATGCCTACTAGAATTCTCTTGAAAAAGCGTCGATTCAAGTGCTATCAGTGCTCAAAAATGATGGTGGCTGAGACTCCTCTAGTAAAGAAAAATCATCAAATCCCTCGTATCATCAACCAAAAGATTGCGCAAAAATTGATTGAAAAAACTTCTATGACCGATATTGCTCATCAGCTGTCCATTTCAACTTCAACTGTTATTCGCAAGCTCAATGACTTCCGTTTTAAGCATGATCTTTCTCGTCTTCCTGAAATTATGTCCTGGGACGAGTATGCCTTCACTAAGGGAAAGATGAGTTTCATTGCGCAAGATTTTGATAAGCTCAATATCATCACTGTTCTTGAAGGTAGAACACAAGCTATCATTCGAAATCACTTTCTTAAATATGATCGAACCGTCCGATGTCGAGTGAAGATCATTACGATGGATATGTTTAGTCCCTACTATGACTTGGCTAAACAGCTTTTTCCGTGTGCTAAAATTGTACTTGATCGCTTTCACATTGTGCAACATCTTAGTCGTGCTATGAGTCGTGTGCGTGTCCAAATCATGAATCAGTTTGAGCGAAAATCTCATGAATACAAGGCTATCAAGCGCTACTGGAAACTCATCCAACAGGATAGTCGTAAATTGAGTGATAAACGCTTTTATCGCCCTACTTTTCGTATGCACTTGACCAATAAAGAGATTCTAGACAAGCTTTTGAGCTATTCAGAAGACTTAAAACACCACTATCAGCTCTATCAGCTCTTGCTTTTTCACTTTCAGAACAAAGATCCTGAGAAATTTTTCGGACTCATTGAGGACAATCAAAAGCAGGTTCATCCTATTTTTCAGACTGTCTTTAAAACCTTTCTAAAGAACAAAGAGAAAATCATCAACGCTCTTCAATTACCTTATTCCAACGCAAAATTGGAAGCGACCAATAATCTCATCAAACTTATCAAACGTAACGCCTTTGGATTTCGGAACTTTGAAAACTTCAAAAAAAGAATTTTTATCGCTCTGAACATCAAAAAAGAAAGGACGAATTTTGTCCTTTCTCGAGCTTAG
- the fabZ gene encoding 3-hydroxyacyl-ACP dehydratase FabZ produces MIDIQGIKEALPHRYPMLLVDRVLEVGEDTIVAIKNVTINEPFFTGHFPQYPVMPGVLIMEALAQTAGVLELSKPENKGKLVFYAGMDKVKFKKQVVPGDQLLMTATFVKRRGTIAVVEAKAEVDGKLAASGTLTFAIGN; encoded by the coding sequence ATGATCGATATTCAAGGAATCAAAGAAGCTCTTCCCCACCGTTATCCTATGCTCCTAGTGGACCGTGTGTTGGAAGTGGGCGAGGATACCATTGTTGCTATCAAAAATGTAACCATCAATGAGCCCTTCTTTACCGGTCATTTTCCTCAGTATCCAGTTATGCCAGGTGTTCTGATCATGGAAGCCTTGGCGCAAACTGCTGGTGTCTTGGAGTTATCAAAACCTGAAAATAAGGGAAAACTGGTCTTTTATGCTGGTATGGACAAGGTCAAGTTTAAGAAGCAAGTTGTACCTGGTGACCAATTGCTTATGACAGCGACTTTTGTCAAACGTCGTGGCACGATTGCTGTGGTTGAAGCAAAGGCTGAAGTGGATGGCAAGCTTGCAGCTAGTGGTACTCTTACCTTTGCAATAGGGAACTAA